The DNA window TACTACCCCGACCTTCCTCATCCGAACCCGCTTCTCCGCCGTATTGCTGTTTGCAGTCGTTTGCTTTCCGACCTGACCTTCAAGGGGCAGATCGCCAGCCAGTCAGAGCCAGGCCCATCATGCAGCCATGCACAAAGGGCCCTTATGCTAGTCCTTGTACCTACTGTGCCACTTTCAATAGAGGTAGTACCTACATCGCTGTCCGAACCACGACATACATCTCCGGGCGCTGTGCACCTGACCTCGACCTGGCGCTCATCACAAACTGCAAAGTCCCAGATGGCGCGCTAGGAGCCGCAACTAGCCGGCTAGCTACGTAACAGGATTGGCACGATTGGCACGAATGCTTTGTACAATGTGTAGGTAGCTTTGTAGGTGCATGGGACTATGGAGTCTCGTGTTTCTAAACTTGGTCATTGATGGgagggctggggctgggcggatcgaaaagagaagcagggTCGAAGCCGGGAAACATGGGGAATGCCACGCGCTAggaagggggagggggccTTCCATGTCTGTTGGAATAGACGATGGACAGGGTTTGCCTCTCGTCTGCGCAAAGTAACTTATACcgtgctgccaccgccatcatTGTCTTGCTCCcccccatcttcttctccatcttagATTGAATACAGCCGGTACTCTGGATAGCAAAAGAGTAAAGAAAAGACATCATTCCAGCCCATCAGTATACCATCCACCAAGAGCAACAGCGAAAACCACAATGGGCTCTCTTGTTTCCACAATGGGCTCAAAGAGTTCCAAGACTGCCGCCACGAACCCCGAAGGCAAGCCGCGGTACTGGTACCGAGacaacttcttcctcacAAACGACAAGGCATATCTCGAGCCTCAGGCCATCAATGCCGTCTTCGAGTCCGACCTCATGTGGTGGAACGACCCGCTGCCAGAAGGCCAGATGCAGAAGATGATATCCAATTGCATGACAATGAGCATATACCACGTTCCCGAGTCAGAGAAGCAAATGCAGAGTGcgtcaatctcttcttccttctttttttcctgtcgTCCCTGTGTACATTCAGTTCGCCAAATCCGTTGTTACTTCACAAGCTGACTGTTTTTGCGGCCAATAGAAAACGGAGCGCCTCGGCGACCACACGGGTCCAATGTAAAGCTCGTGGGCCTTGCTCGTGTCGTGACCGACTACGTCACATTTGCCTACCTCACCGACGTCTTTATCCTTGAAGAGTTCCAGAGGCGCGGGCTCGCCAGCTGGATGATGCAGGGCCTCAAAGAACTTGTCGAGGAGTGGCCAAACCTGCGAGGCCTCGTCCTCATGACGCACGACAAATCCGCCGCAAAAATGTACCAGCGCGAGCTGGGAGCTCTTGACTGGGACCAAGGTCCGTCTGCGGGattggtgctgctggagatgcccGGTGGCGGCGTCAAGGATCTCCCAGAGGATCACAAATGAGACTGGCGGTCCTTACTCTGCCTTGGTCTTTTCGTTTTCCGTTTCCACCTAGTATCTCGCGtgtctt is part of the Trichoderma atroviride chromosome 1, complete sequence genome and encodes:
- a CDS encoding uncharacterized protein (EggNog:ENOG41), whose amino-acid sequence is MMQGLKELVEEWPNLRGLVLMTHDKSAAKMYQRELGALDWDQGPSAGLVLLEMPGGGVKDLPEDHK
- a CDS encoding uncharacterized protein (EggNog:ENOG41) translates to MGSLVSTMGSKSSKTAATNPEGKPRYWYRDNFFLTNDKAYLEPQAINAVFESDLMWWNDPLPEGQMQKMISNCMTMSIYHVPESEKQMQSASISSSFFFSCRPCVHSVRQIRCYFTS